A genomic segment from Saimiri boliviensis isolate mSaiBol1 chromosome 14, mSaiBol1.pri, whole genome shotgun sequence encodes:
- the RAB29 gene encoding ras-related protein Rab-7L1 isoform X2, producing MGSRDHLFKVLVVGDAAVGKTSLVQRYCQDSFSKHYKSTVGVDFALKVLQWSDSEIVRLQLWDIAGQERFTSMTRLYYRDASACVIMFDVTNATTFSNSQRWKQDLDSKLTLPNGEPVPCLLLANKCDLSPWAVSRDQIDRFSKENGFTGWTETSVKENKNINEAMSVLIEKMMRNSREDTLSLSTKGDYINLQTKSSSWSCC from the exons ATGGGCAGCCGCGACCACCTGTTCAAAGTGCTGGTGGTGGGGGACGCCGCAGTGGGCAAGACGTCGCTGGTGCAGCGATATTGCCAGGACAGCTTCAGCAAACACTACAAGTCCACGGTGGGAG TGGATTTTGCTCTGAAGGTTCTCCAGTGGTCTGACTCCGAGATAGTGCGGCTTCAACTGTGGGATATTGCAG GGCAGGAGCGTTTTACCTCTATGACACGACTGTATTATCGGGATGCCTCTGCCTGTGTTATTATGTTTGACGTTACCAATGCCACTACCTTCAGCAACAGCCAGAGGTGGAAACAGGACCTAGACAGTAAGCTCACGCTGCCCAATGGAGAGCCCGTGCCCTGCCTGCTCTTGGCCAACAAG TGTGATCTGTCCCCTTGGGCAGTGAGTCGGGACCAGATTGACCGGTTCAGTAAAGAGAACGGTTTCACAGGTTGGACAGAAACATCGGTCAAGgagaacaaaaatattaatgagGCTATGAG cGTCCTTATTGAAAAGATGATGAGAAATTCCAGAGAAGATACCCTGTCTTTGTCTACCAAAGGGGACTACATCAATCTACAAACCAAATCCTCCAGCTGGTCCTGCTGCTAG
- the RAB29 gene encoding ras-related protein Rab-7L1 isoform X1 gives MGSRDHLFKVLVVGDAAVGKTSLVQRYCQDSFSKHYKSTVGVDFALKVLQWSDSEIVRLQLWDIAGQERFTSMTRLYYRDASACVIMFDVTNATTFSNSQRWKQDLDSKLTLPNGEPVPCLLLANKCDLSPWAVSRDQIDRFSKENGFTGWTETSVKENKNINEAMSTFELSPDCCPGRRPVVTWKRHLGPMCISASPGFAFDMLPADVSSS, from the exons ATGGGCAGCCGCGACCACCTGTTCAAAGTGCTGGTGGTGGGGGACGCCGCAGTGGGCAAGACGTCGCTGGTGCAGCGATATTGCCAGGACAGCTTCAGCAAACACTACAAGTCCACGGTGGGAG TGGATTTTGCTCTGAAGGTTCTCCAGTGGTCTGACTCCGAGATAGTGCGGCTTCAACTGTGGGATATTGCAG GGCAGGAGCGTTTTACCTCTATGACACGACTGTATTATCGGGATGCCTCTGCCTGTGTTATTATGTTTGACGTTACCAATGCCACTACCTTCAGCAACAGCCAGAGGTGGAAACAGGACCTAGACAGTAAGCTCACGCTGCCCAATGGAGAGCCCGTGCCCTGCCTGCTCTTGGCCAACAAG TGTGATCTGTCCCCTTGGGCAGTGAGTCGGGACCAGATTGACCGGTTCAGTAAAGAGAACGGTTTCACAGGTTGGACAGAAACATCGGTCAAGgagaacaaaaatattaatgagGCTATGAG TACATTCGAATTGTCTCCTGACTGCTGTCCAGGAAGGAGGCCCGTTGTCACTTGGAAAAGACACCTGGGACCCATGTGCATTTCTGCATCTCCTGGATTCGCCTTTGACATGCTGCCGGCTGATGTTAGTTCCAGTTAG